Genomic window (Hydrogenimonas cancrithermarum):
TTCGCTCAGACTCAACTCAGCATCACCCAAAAAGGCGTTGACCGTCACTTTCGCTCCGCCGACGAGTGCCTTGAGTTCCTTGTTTCGACTCTTTTTCGCACTTGTTTCCGTCAGCATGAAGTCTCGGCTTCCGAGTTTGTTCAAAATCGATTCGAGCGTGATGACAGGATAACAGATATTCATCATTCCGCTTGAATGGCCAATGACGATCTCCATGACCACCATCACGACGATCTCGTTTTGCGCGACGATCTGAATGACGTTGGGGCTCGACTCTTTGGATTCTATATTGGGATAGAGGTCGATCACCGGTCCCCACGCCTCCTTGAGGGTTCCCATGATAATACGCAGAATGGAGTCCATCAGATTGAGTTCGATATCGGTGAACTCCCGTGTCGTCTCATACGGTTCGCCGGTTCCGCCAAGCAACCGGTCGACCATCGGAAAGGCGATGGAGGGGTTGATCTCCAGAATGCCGCTGCCATCGAGCGGTTTCATCGAAAAGACGTTGAAACTGGTGGGGCTCGGCAAGCTCATCAAAAATTCGCCGTAGGTCATCTGGTCGACCGAATGAAGCTGAATTTCGACGATCGATCGCATCACAGACGAGATTTGGGAAGCAAGCGACCTGGCCATCTTGTCGTGAATCCCGC
Coding sequences:
- the fliM gene encoding flagellar motor switch protein FliM; protein product: MADILSQEEIDALLEAVEDEGTPEALESEEEVFDQRQITLYDFKRPNRVSKEQLRAFRGIHDKMARSLASQISSVMRSIVEIQLHSVDQMTYGEFLMSLPSPTSFNVFSMKPLDGSGILEINPSIAFPMVDRLLGGTGEPYETTREFTDIELNLMDSILRIIMGTLKEAWGPVIDLYPNIESKESSPNVIQIVAQNEIVVMVVMEIVIGHSSGMMNICYPVITLESILNKLGSRDFMLTETSAKKSRNKELKALVGGAKVTVNAFLGDAELSLSELLGLKQGDIIRLDRPADDTAVINADGKDRFIGKIGLRRFRKSLEVTELIVDEKDEVKKILQEIEQERRMRLANTLNENEEVVNG